The Anomalospiza imberbis isolate Cuckoo-Finch-1a 21T00152 chromosome 7, ASM3175350v1, whole genome shotgun sequence genome has a window encoding:
- the CCDC14 gene encoding coiled-coil domain-containing protein 14 isoform X2, translating to MAAPGSARRRKALSSGRLSGATKLTNGRNQFGLRKGCHSYVEFSSTESANEVGTIHNGLDHCAALLKNILQKEDTGRETVHKQPGKTTTFKFTSKPLLTKGNTSKKKGLKRIITPAPVQKEIVPVSNRKVASSTTPSTEKELSSAAQNQMVQPIHMPCSEHSPRSYQKLYDHVQTQMSLITDQPPQKSNEIPTVTPFPTSNQGCQNVTALNYQLPTSTSALSLQHSANPLSTQSGVPVDSANECVSKMGGPVVCPVVSAAPAAAAQTQSGAALPGVNPSTAPGASTPSVPALVPTSSAREMTPGQEQQVKEADLMWCLQALLQSHEMLNGRTEQRGHHHCPAKHDGSCDTEEDTPEEHSEDMVSEEDELSVLDVSPVKDTSCKESYVKKVLKSRKESPEETALKVRTVKYLMGELRALVTDQGDSEMLRLMSEVEDSVSLLPAVVGSTNIQAEIALALQPLRSENAQLRRRLRILNQQLREQGSSEKTSGQSCNYELVSLQSLNMMLQSQLKESQKGLDSLQAKNEELLKIIESQKEENKHLVKGIQDKEEELLENKQHYDIHSTKLKIEVEEALGTVKSLQLKLEASEKENKILGITLRQRDAEVKRLRELTRTLQGSMAKLLSDLMGNNVRPKPEKALSKSLLEDHEKQMQSELFPGSTSVMTYLKTLEMDHVLIDTDLQFSNKIGQVEMQNLSYEKFAAEGSKINSTFTEEQTSAPRGPPAPLKQGAETGSDSGTLLDDQTKLDETIYIPLTSSASKKQQPVSGRNGVLPQSRGACQRLDYNCELPSSVQQYGCEDPPLLDKLNAGYNVKKTVENTLEVTGGKVKPEGDKVQVRPRGIPSGAAKDFMDKPDQPQPGPYPCASMPFPAGVSQKSGSKAADFSCISFDDFSGRSDWSASSFSTFTSRDEEDFKNSLAALDANIARLQRTLQSNIRKQ from the exons atgGCCGCGCCGGGGAGTGCGCGGCGCCGCAAG GCTCTGTCTTCTGGAAGGCTGTCAGGAGCAACTAAACTAACAAATGGAAGAAATCA GTTTGGCTTAAGGAAAGGATGTCATTCTTATGTAGAATTCTCTTCTACTGAATCTGCCAATGAG GTTGGTACTATTCATAATGGACTTGACCATTGTGCAGCTTTACTGAAGAACATCTTACAAAAGGAAGATACAG GAAGAGAGACTGTCCATAAACAACCCGGGAAAACAACTACCTTTAAATTTACTTCCAAGCCTTTGCTAACCAAAGGAAATACTTCCAagaagaaagggttaaaaagaATCATTACTCCTGCCCCTGTCCAAAAAGAAATTG TGCCAGTATCAAATAGAAAAGTTGCCTCATCTACCACACCTTCTACTGAGAAGGAACTTTCCAGTGCAGCACAGAATCAGATGGTTCAACCAATTCATATGCCTTGCAGTGAACACTCTCCAAGGTCATATCAGAAACTGTATGACCATGTGCAAACTCAGATGTCTCTGATAACTGACCAACCCCCACAGAAGAGTAATGAAATTCCTACTGTAACTCCTTTTCCTACCTCAAACCAGG gATGTCAAAATGTTACAGCTTTGAATTATCAGTTACCTACCTCCACATCagcactgtccctgcagcattCAGCTAACCCCTTATCCACTCAGTCA GGTGTTCCTGTAGACAGTGCCAATGAATGTGTGTCAAAGATGGGAGGACCTGTGGTTTGCCCAGtggtttctgctgctcctgctgctgctgcacaaacACAGTCTGGAGCTGCTCTTCCTGGTGTGAACCCCTCTACAGCACCGGGAGCATCAACCCCTTCAGTGCCTGCATTGGTCCCAACATCTTCTGCCAGAGAGATGACCCCAGGCCAAGAGCAGCAGGTGAAAGAAGCAGATTTGATGTGGTGCTTACAAGCCCTGTTACAATCCCATGAAATGCTGAATGGCAGGACTGAACAGAGGGGCCATCATCACTGTCCAGCAAAACATGATGGCTCATGTGACACAGAGGAGGATACTCCTGAGGAGCACAGTGAGGACATGGTCAGTGAAGAAGATGAGTTGAGTGTACTTGATGTGTCTCCAGTGAAAGATACAAGCTGTAAGGAAAGTTATGTGAAGAAAGTTCTAAAATCTAGAAAAGAAAGTCCAGAAGAAACAGCCCTTAAAGTTAGGACTGTAAAGTATCTTATGGGTGAGCTCAGAGCACTGGTAACAGATCAAG GTGACTCAGAAATGCTGAGGTTGATGAGTGAAGTAGAAGACTCCGTATCCTTGCTCCCAGCTGTGGTGGGAAGCACGAACATCCAAGCTGAAATAGCTCTGGCTTTGCAGCCTCTGCGCAGTGAGAATGCCCAGCTGCGCAG GAGACTAAGAATATTAAACCAGCAACTTAGGGAACAAGGAAGCAGTGAGAAGACATCTGGACAGAGCTGCAACTATGAAT TAGTTTCTTTGCAGTCCTTGAATATGATGCTCCAGAGTCAATTGAAAGAATCGCAGAAAGGCCTCGATTCACTGCAGGCTAAAAATGAAGAACTACTGAAAATAATAGAAagtcagaaagaagaaaataaacaccTTGTAAAAGGTATTCAAGATAAAGAAGAAGAATTGctagaaaacaaacagcatTATGATATTCATTCCACCAAGCTCAAGATTG AAGTGGAAGAGGCATTAGGAACTGTGAAGAGCCTTCAGTTGAAGCTGGAAgcttcagagaaagaaaataagattttggGCATAACATTACGTCAGCGTGATGCAGAAGTTAAGAGACTGAGGGAATTAACCAG AACCTTGCAGGGCAGCATGGCCAAGCTTCTGTCTGACCTCATGGGGAACAATGTTAGACCCAAACCTGAAAAAGCTCTCTCGAAGTCTCTTTTGGAAGACCATGAAAAGCAGATGCAATCTGAGCTGTTTCCTGGGAGTACTTCAGTAATGACTTACCTTAAGACATTAGAAATGGATCATGTTTTGATTGATACGGATCTTCAATTCTCAAACAAAATTGGACAAGTAGAAATGCAAAATCTGTCCTATGAAAAGTTTGCTGCTGAAGGAAGTAAAATTAACAGTACATTCACAGAAGAACAAACATCAGCTCCCAGAGGACCACCAGCTCCATTGAAGCAAGGTGCAGAAACAGGGAGTGATTCTGGAACTTTACTAGATGACCAAACCAAGTTGGATGAGACAATTTATATTCCACTGACTAGCAGTGCCTCTAAAAAACAGCAGCCAGTCTCTGGAAGAAATGGTGTGCtaccccagagcagaggggcttgCCAGAGGCTGGATTACAACTGTGAGCTCCCAAGCTCTGTGCAGCAGTATGGATGTGAGGATCCACCTCTACTGGATAAATTAAATGCTGGGTACAATGTGAAAAAGACTGTGGAAAACACGCTTGAAGTTACAGGGGGTAAAGTGAAGCCAGAAGGAGACAAAGTCCAAGTGAGACCAAGAGGCATTCCAAGTGGGGCTGCAAAAGATTTCATGGATAAACCAGACCAGCCTCAGCCTGGTCCATACCCTTGTGCATCGATGCCATTTCCAGCAGGGGTTTCTCAGAAATCGGGCAGTAAAGCAGCTGATTTTAGTTGCATTTCATTTGATGATTTCTCAGGGAGGTCTGACTGGAGTGCATCTTCTTTCTCAACATTTACTTCTCGAGATGAAGAGGACTTTAAAAATAGCTTAGCAGCCTTGGATGCCAACATAGCCAGATTGCAAAGGACTCTGCAAAGTAACATTAGGAAACAATGa
- the CCDC14 gene encoding coiled-coil domain-containing protein 14 isoform X1, translating to MQSGAMCSGMALLEPLCPFQPHPCCDSVTVFLCCVLWPQVVLKVPTVQALSSGRLSGATKLTNGRNQFGLRKGCHSYVEFSSTESANEVGTIHNGLDHCAALLKNILQKEDTGRETVHKQPGKTTTFKFTSKPLLTKGNTSKKKGLKRIITPAPVQKEIVPVSNRKVASSTTPSTEKELSSAAQNQMVQPIHMPCSEHSPRSYQKLYDHVQTQMSLITDQPPQKSNEIPTVTPFPTSNQGCQNVTALNYQLPTSTSALSLQHSANPLSTQSGVPVDSANECVSKMGGPVVCPVVSAAPAAAAQTQSGAALPGVNPSTAPGASTPSVPALVPTSSAREMTPGQEQQVKEADLMWCLQALLQSHEMLNGRTEQRGHHHCPAKHDGSCDTEEDTPEEHSEDMVSEEDELSVLDVSPVKDTSCKESYVKKVLKSRKESPEETALKVRTVKYLMGELRALVTDQGDSEMLRLMSEVEDSVSLLPAVVGSTNIQAEIALALQPLRSENAQLRRRLRILNQQLREQGSSEKTSGQSCNYELVSLQSLNMMLQSQLKESQKGLDSLQAKNEELLKIIESQKEENKHLVKGIQDKEEELLENKQHYDIHSTKLKIEVEEALGTVKSLQLKLEASEKENKILGITLRQRDAEVKRLRELTRTLQGSMAKLLSDLMGNNVRPKPEKALSKSLLEDHEKQMQSELFPGSTSVMTYLKTLEMDHVLIDTDLQFSNKIGQVEMQNLSYEKFAAEGSKINSTFTEEQTSAPRGPPAPLKQGAETGSDSGTLLDDQTKLDETIYIPLTSSASKKQQPVSGRNGVLPQSRGACQRLDYNCELPSSVQQYGCEDPPLLDKLNAGYNVKKTVENTLEVTGGKVKPEGDKVQVRPRGIPSGAAKDFMDKPDQPQPGPYPCASMPFPAGVSQKSGSKAADFSCISFDDFSGRSDWSASSFSTFTSRDEEDFKNSLAALDANIARLQRTLQSNIRKQ from the exons ATGCAGAGCGGTGCCATGTGCTcagggatggccctgcttgagccactgtgtcccttccagcctcacccatgctgtgattctgtgactgtgttcctgtgctgtgtgctctggCCACAGGTGGTTCTTAAAGTCCCCACAGTTCAG GCTCTGTCTTCTGGAAGGCTGTCAGGAGCAACTAAACTAACAAATGGAAGAAATCA GTTTGGCTTAAGGAAAGGATGTCATTCTTATGTAGAATTCTCTTCTACTGAATCTGCCAATGAG GTTGGTACTATTCATAATGGACTTGACCATTGTGCAGCTTTACTGAAGAACATCTTACAAAAGGAAGATACAG GAAGAGAGACTGTCCATAAACAACCCGGGAAAACAACTACCTTTAAATTTACTTCCAAGCCTTTGCTAACCAAAGGAAATACTTCCAagaagaaagggttaaaaagaATCATTACTCCTGCCCCTGTCCAAAAAGAAATTG TGCCAGTATCAAATAGAAAAGTTGCCTCATCTACCACACCTTCTACTGAGAAGGAACTTTCCAGTGCAGCACAGAATCAGATGGTTCAACCAATTCATATGCCTTGCAGTGAACACTCTCCAAGGTCATATCAGAAACTGTATGACCATGTGCAAACTCAGATGTCTCTGATAACTGACCAACCCCCACAGAAGAGTAATGAAATTCCTACTGTAACTCCTTTTCCTACCTCAAACCAGG gATGTCAAAATGTTACAGCTTTGAATTATCAGTTACCTACCTCCACATCagcactgtccctgcagcattCAGCTAACCCCTTATCCACTCAGTCA GGTGTTCCTGTAGACAGTGCCAATGAATGTGTGTCAAAGATGGGAGGACCTGTGGTTTGCCCAGtggtttctgctgctcctgctgctgctgcacaaacACAGTCTGGAGCTGCTCTTCCTGGTGTGAACCCCTCTACAGCACCGGGAGCATCAACCCCTTCAGTGCCTGCATTGGTCCCAACATCTTCTGCCAGAGAGATGACCCCAGGCCAAGAGCAGCAGGTGAAAGAAGCAGATTTGATGTGGTGCTTACAAGCCCTGTTACAATCCCATGAAATGCTGAATGGCAGGACTGAACAGAGGGGCCATCATCACTGTCCAGCAAAACATGATGGCTCATGTGACACAGAGGAGGATACTCCTGAGGAGCACAGTGAGGACATGGTCAGTGAAGAAGATGAGTTGAGTGTACTTGATGTGTCTCCAGTGAAAGATACAAGCTGTAAGGAAAGTTATGTGAAGAAAGTTCTAAAATCTAGAAAAGAAAGTCCAGAAGAAACAGCCCTTAAAGTTAGGACTGTAAAGTATCTTATGGGTGAGCTCAGAGCACTGGTAACAGATCAAG GTGACTCAGAAATGCTGAGGTTGATGAGTGAAGTAGAAGACTCCGTATCCTTGCTCCCAGCTGTGGTGGGAAGCACGAACATCCAAGCTGAAATAGCTCTGGCTTTGCAGCCTCTGCGCAGTGAGAATGCCCAGCTGCGCAG GAGACTAAGAATATTAAACCAGCAACTTAGGGAACAAGGAAGCAGTGAGAAGACATCTGGACAGAGCTGCAACTATGAAT TAGTTTCTTTGCAGTCCTTGAATATGATGCTCCAGAGTCAATTGAAAGAATCGCAGAAAGGCCTCGATTCACTGCAGGCTAAAAATGAAGAACTACTGAAAATAATAGAAagtcagaaagaagaaaataaacaccTTGTAAAAGGTATTCAAGATAAAGAAGAAGAATTGctagaaaacaaacagcatTATGATATTCATTCCACCAAGCTCAAGATTG AAGTGGAAGAGGCATTAGGAACTGTGAAGAGCCTTCAGTTGAAGCTGGAAgcttcagagaaagaaaataagattttggGCATAACATTACGTCAGCGTGATGCAGAAGTTAAGAGACTGAGGGAATTAACCAG AACCTTGCAGGGCAGCATGGCCAAGCTTCTGTCTGACCTCATGGGGAACAATGTTAGACCCAAACCTGAAAAAGCTCTCTCGAAGTCTCTTTTGGAAGACCATGAAAAGCAGATGCAATCTGAGCTGTTTCCTGGGAGTACTTCAGTAATGACTTACCTTAAGACATTAGAAATGGATCATGTTTTGATTGATACGGATCTTCAATTCTCAAACAAAATTGGACAAGTAGAAATGCAAAATCTGTCCTATGAAAAGTTTGCTGCTGAAGGAAGTAAAATTAACAGTACATTCACAGAAGAACAAACATCAGCTCCCAGAGGACCACCAGCTCCATTGAAGCAAGGTGCAGAAACAGGGAGTGATTCTGGAACTTTACTAGATGACCAAACCAAGTTGGATGAGACAATTTATATTCCACTGACTAGCAGTGCCTCTAAAAAACAGCAGCCAGTCTCTGGAAGAAATGGTGTGCtaccccagagcagaggggcttgCCAGAGGCTGGATTACAACTGTGAGCTCCCAAGCTCTGTGCAGCAGTATGGATGTGAGGATCCACCTCTACTGGATAAATTAAATGCTGGGTACAATGTGAAAAAGACTGTGGAAAACACGCTTGAAGTTACAGGGGGTAAAGTGAAGCCAGAAGGAGACAAAGTCCAAGTGAGACCAAGAGGCATTCCAAGTGGGGCTGCAAAAGATTTCATGGATAAACCAGACCAGCCTCAGCCTGGTCCATACCCTTGTGCATCGATGCCATTTCCAGCAGGGGTTTCTCAGAAATCGGGCAGTAAAGCAGCTGATTTTAGTTGCATTTCATTTGATGATTTCTCAGGGAGGTCTGACTGGAGTGCATCTTCTTTCTCAACATTTACTTCTCGAGATGAAGAGGACTTTAAAAATAGCTTAGCAGCCTTGGATGCCAACATAGCCAGATTGCAAAGGACTCTGCAAAGTAACATTAGGAAACAATGa
- the CCDC14 gene encoding coiled-coil domain-containing protein 14 isoform X3 — MQSGAMCSGMALLEPLCPFQPHPCCDSVTVFLCCVLWPQVVLKVPTVQALSSGRLSGATKLTNGRNQFGLRKGCHSYVEFSSTESANEVGTIHNGLDHCAALLKNILQKEDTGRETVHKQPGKTTTFKFTSKPLLTKGNTSKKKGLKRIITPAPVQKEIGCQNVTALNYQLPTSTSALSLQHSANPLSTQSGVPVDSANECVSKMGGPVVCPVVSAAPAAAAQTQSGAALPGVNPSTAPGASTPSVPALVPTSSAREMTPGQEQQVKEADLMWCLQALLQSHEMLNGRTEQRGHHHCPAKHDGSCDTEEDTPEEHSEDMVSEEDELSVLDVSPVKDTSCKESYVKKVLKSRKESPEETALKVRTVKYLMGELRALVTDQGDSEMLRLMSEVEDSVSLLPAVVGSTNIQAEIALALQPLRSENAQLRRRLRILNQQLREQGSSEKTSGQSCNYELVSLQSLNMMLQSQLKESQKGLDSLQAKNEELLKIIESQKEENKHLVKGIQDKEEELLENKQHYDIHSTKLKIEVEEALGTVKSLQLKLEASEKENKILGITLRQRDAEVKRLRELTRTLQGSMAKLLSDLMGNNVRPKPEKALSKSLLEDHEKQMQSELFPGSTSVMTYLKTLEMDHVLIDTDLQFSNKIGQVEMQNLSYEKFAAEGSKINSTFTEEQTSAPRGPPAPLKQGAETGSDSGTLLDDQTKLDETIYIPLTSSASKKQQPVSGRNGVLPQSRGACQRLDYNCELPSSVQQYGCEDPPLLDKLNAGYNVKKTVENTLEVTGGKVKPEGDKVQVRPRGIPSGAAKDFMDKPDQPQPGPYPCASMPFPAGVSQKSGSKAADFSCISFDDFSGRSDWSASSFSTFTSRDEEDFKNSLAALDANIARLQRTLQSNIRKQ; from the exons ATGCAGAGCGGTGCCATGTGCTcagggatggccctgcttgagccactgtgtcccttccagcctcacccatgctgtgattctgtgactgtgttcctgtgctgtgtgctctggCCACAGGTGGTTCTTAAAGTCCCCACAGTTCAG GCTCTGTCTTCTGGAAGGCTGTCAGGAGCAACTAAACTAACAAATGGAAGAAATCA GTTTGGCTTAAGGAAAGGATGTCATTCTTATGTAGAATTCTCTTCTACTGAATCTGCCAATGAG GTTGGTACTATTCATAATGGACTTGACCATTGTGCAGCTTTACTGAAGAACATCTTACAAAAGGAAGATACAG GAAGAGAGACTGTCCATAAACAACCCGGGAAAACAACTACCTTTAAATTTACTTCCAAGCCTTTGCTAACCAAAGGAAATACTTCCAagaagaaagggttaaaaagaATCATTACTCCTGCCCCTGTCCAAAAAGAAATTG gATGTCAAAATGTTACAGCTTTGAATTATCAGTTACCTACCTCCACATCagcactgtccctgcagcattCAGCTAACCCCTTATCCACTCAGTCA GGTGTTCCTGTAGACAGTGCCAATGAATGTGTGTCAAAGATGGGAGGACCTGTGGTTTGCCCAGtggtttctgctgctcctgctgctgctgcacaaacACAGTCTGGAGCTGCTCTTCCTGGTGTGAACCCCTCTACAGCACCGGGAGCATCAACCCCTTCAGTGCCTGCATTGGTCCCAACATCTTCTGCCAGAGAGATGACCCCAGGCCAAGAGCAGCAGGTGAAAGAAGCAGATTTGATGTGGTGCTTACAAGCCCTGTTACAATCCCATGAAATGCTGAATGGCAGGACTGAACAGAGGGGCCATCATCACTGTCCAGCAAAACATGATGGCTCATGTGACACAGAGGAGGATACTCCTGAGGAGCACAGTGAGGACATGGTCAGTGAAGAAGATGAGTTGAGTGTACTTGATGTGTCTCCAGTGAAAGATACAAGCTGTAAGGAAAGTTATGTGAAGAAAGTTCTAAAATCTAGAAAAGAAAGTCCAGAAGAAACAGCCCTTAAAGTTAGGACTGTAAAGTATCTTATGGGTGAGCTCAGAGCACTGGTAACAGATCAAG GTGACTCAGAAATGCTGAGGTTGATGAGTGAAGTAGAAGACTCCGTATCCTTGCTCCCAGCTGTGGTGGGAAGCACGAACATCCAAGCTGAAATAGCTCTGGCTTTGCAGCCTCTGCGCAGTGAGAATGCCCAGCTGCGCAG GAGACTAAGAATATTAAACCAGCAACTTAGGGAACAAGGAAGCAGTGAGAAGACATCTGGACAGAGCTGCAACTATGAAT TAGTTTCTTTGCAGTCCTTGAATATGATGCTCCAGAGTCAATTGAAAGAATCGCAGAAAGGCCTCGATTCACTGCAGGCTAAAAATGAAGAACTACTGAAAATAATAGAAagtcagaaagaagaaaataaacaccTTGTAAAAGGTATTCAAGATAAAGAAGAAGAATTGctagaaaacaaacagcatTATGATATTCATTCCACCAAGCTCAAGATTG AAGTGGAAGAGGCATTAGGAACTGTGAAGAGCCTTCAGTTGAAGCTGGAAgcttcagagaaagaaaataagattttggGCATAACATTACGTCAGCGTGATGCAGAAGTTAAGAGACTGAGGGAATTAACCAG AACCTTGCAGGGCAGCATGGCCAAGCTTCTGTCTGACCTCATGGGGAACAATGTTAGACCCAAACCTGAAAAAGCTCTCTCGAAGTCTCTTTTGGAAGACCATGAAAAGCAGATGCAATCTGAGCTGTTTCCTGGGAGTACTTCAGTAATGACTTACCTTAAGACATTAGAAATGGATCATGTTTTGATTGATACGGATCTTCAATTCTCAAACAAAATTGGACAAGTAGAAATGCAAAATCTGTCCTATGAAAAGTTTGCTGCTGAAGGAAGTAAAATTAACAGTACATTCACAGAAGAACAAACATCAGCTCCCAGAGGACCACCAGCTCCATTGAAGCAAGGTGCAGAAACAGGGAGTGATTCTGGAACTTTACTAGATGACCAAACCAAGTTGGATGAGACAATTTATATTCCACTGACTAGCAGTGCCTCTAAAAAACAGCAGCCAGTCTCTGGAAGAAATGGTGTGCtaccccagagcagaggggcttgCCAGAGGCTGGATTACAACTGTGAGCTCCCAAGCTCTGTGCAGCAGTATGGATGTGAGGATCCACCTCTACTGGATAAATTAAATGCTGGGTACAATGTGAAAAAGACTGTGGAAAACACGCTTGAAGTTACAGGGGGTAAAGTGAAGCCAGAAGGAGACAAAGTCCAAGTGAGACCAAGAGGCATTCCAAGTGGGGCTGCAAAAGATTTCATGGATAAACCAGACCAGCCTCAGCCTGGTCCATACCCTTGTGCATCGATGCCATTTCCAGCAGGGGTTTCTCAGAAATCGGGCAGTAAAGCAGCTGATTTTAGTTGCATTTCATTTGATGATTTCTCAGGGAGGTCTGACTGGAGTGCATCTTCTTTCTCAACATTTACTTCTCGAGATGAAGAGGACTTTAAAAATAGCTTAGCAGCCTTGGATGCCAACATAGCCAGATTGCAAAGGACTCTGCAAAGTAACATTAGGAAACAATGa